A portion of the Faecalibacterium sp. I3-3-89 genome contains these proteins:
- the acpP gene encoding acyl carrier protein, protein MDTFEKIRALLAEQLDVDPAKITMDSDIMGDFEADSLDIVDMVMTLEDEFGIEVPDDAIENLRTVGDVVNFVDSHKG, encoded by the coding sequence ATGGATACGTTTGAAAAGATCCGCGCACTGCTGGCAGAACAGCTGGACGTCGATCCTGCTAAGATCACGATGGACAGCGACATTATGGGCGATTTTGAGGCCGACAGCCTCGACATCGTGGATATGGTGATGACGCTGGAGGATGAGTTTGGCATCGAGGTGCCCGACGACGCCATCGAGAACCTGCGCACGGTGGGTGATGTGGTGAACTTTGTGGACAGCCACAAGGGCTGA